The DNA region GCGAGATTGGATTTTTTCCGGGCACCGTTGTTGGTATGCAACACCCCCCGCTTTACCGCTTTGTCAATCTTGCTGTAGACCTCTGACATCCGCCGCTGTACTTCTTGCAGCGATTCCGCAGTGGGGTTGGCTGCGTGGGTTTGGACGGCTGCAAGATAACTCTTCATCAGCGTTTTTACGGCTGATTTATAGGTCTTGTTACGCAGCCGGTTGCGTTCGGCTACTTGGACTCGCTTTAGGGCTGACTTAGTATTGGCCACAGTCTTGAAGAAAACTCTGTACAGTTAACAAACAGAACTAGATAGATTAATATACCATCTCTCCATAAATTATAGCGATCCCTTGAAAAATCCAGGTTAAGCTATAGAAACGAGTACAGGGAATAGGCTGCCTCATCCCTTGAGATGAGGATAGTGATATACCTGAACTCAGGCGGGTAATTCCTAGATGGTGATTCCGACTCCATGCTGCGAATCATTACTCAGGTATCTGAGGCAAGAACTGAACTGCGGCGTATCTGCGATCGCACCCATGACGACCAGATTGTTCATAAAGAGGCAACTGTTCGGGAAGTCTTACAGGCTGTGAAGCGCCAGGGCGACAAAGCTCTGCTGCATTACACGGCTGAATTCGATCGACAAACTTTGAATTCCGAACAGCTGCGCGTTAGTGGCTCAGAACTGGATGCTGCCTATCAACAGGTGTCCCAGGAGTTACTCAACGCGATTCAACTGGCACGTCAACAAATAGAAGCATTCCACCGGCAGCGCGTCCCGAAATCTTGGGTTCAATTTGGGGACGATGAGATTGTTTTGGGGAAGCGTTACACGCCGGTAGATCGAGCAGGGCTTTACGTTCCTGGCGGTCGAGCGTCCTATCCAAGTACGGTATTAATGAACGCCATCCCTGCGAAGGTAGCGGGTGTGCCGAGAATTGTCATGGTGACGCCCCCAGGGCAAGAAAAAACGATTAATGCCGCGGTGCTAGTGGCAGCCCAGGAAGCTGGGGTGCAGGAAATTTATCGGATTGGGGGCGCTCAAGCGATCGCGGCTTTGGCTTATGGCACCGAAACCATTCCTAAGGTAGATGTCATCACTGGTCCCGGTAATATCTACGTCACCCTGGCGAAAAAGCTCGTTTATGGCACTGTGGGGATTGACTCGCTGGCAGGGCCTTCTGAGGTACTGATTATTGCCGATGAAAACGCCAATCCCGTCTATGTGGCGGCAGATATGTTGGCGCAAGCGGAACACGATCCGATGGCAGCAGCAATTCTCCTGACAACAGAAGCTGGGTTGGCGAAGAAAGTACAGCTAGAAGTAGAACGTCAATTGGAAGATCATCCGCGACGGCTACTGACAGAGAAAGCGATCGCTCATTACGGTTTAATTGTGGTGGTTGACTCTCTGTTGGTTGCTGCCGAACTCTCCAACGAGTTTGCCCCCGAACACTTGGAACTGGAAGTCCAAGAACCCTGGGATCTGCTGGAAAAAATTCGCCACGCGGGTGCTATATTCTTGGGTTCCTCAACGCCCGAAGCTGTGGGAGACTACTTAGCAGGGCCGAATCACACGCTACCTACCTCTGGCGCTGCCCGTTACGCTTCAGCACTGGGAGTTGAAACGTTTCTGAAACACTCCAGTTTGATTCAGTACTCGCCGACAGCGCTCCAGAAGCTTGGCAACGCTATCCAGATTCTTGCCCAAGCCGAGGGTTTGACTTCCCACGCTGACTCCGTGCGGCTGCGAATCGAGAAGAGGTCTGACGAATAACGAAAAAGGAGATTTTGGGGTGCTAAAAATTATTCTGGTGGCTCTCGACAGTTCAGAGCTTTCGGAGGGAGTGATTCAGTCCCTGGAAGAACTCCAACTACAGCCAACGACCAAAA from Coleofasciculus sp. FACHB-T130 includes:
- the rpsT gene encoding 30S ribosomal protein S20, yielding MANTKSALKRVQVAERNRLRNKTYKSAVKTLMKSYLAAVQTHAANPTAESLQEVQRRMSEVYSKIDKAVKRGVLHTNNGARKKSNLAKALKRAQPQPETSTPASSDASAS
- the hisD gene encoding histidinol dehydrogenase — its product is MLRIITQVSEARTELRRICDRTHDDQIVHKEATVREVLQAVKRQGDKALLHYTAEFDRQTLNSEQLRVSGSELDAAYQQVSQELLNAIQLARQQIEAFHRQRVPKSWVQFGDDEIVLGKRYTPVDRAGLYVPGGRASYPSTVLMNAIPAKVAGVPRIVMVTPPGQEKTINAAVLVAAQEAGVQEIYRIGGAQAIAALAYGTETIPKVDVITGPGNIYVTLAKKLVYGTVGIDSLAGPSEVLIIADENANPVYVAADMLAQAEHDPMAAAILLTTEAGLAKKVQLEVERQLEDHPRRLLTEKAIAHYGLIVVVDSLLVAAELSNEFAPEHLELEVQEPWDLLEKIRHAGAIFLGSSTPEAVGDYLAGPNHTLPTSGAARYASALGVETFLKHSSLIQYSPTALQKLGNAIQILAQAEGLTSHADSVRLRIEKRSDE